A part of Rhodamnia argentea isolate NSW1041297 chromosome 8, ASM2092103v1, whole genome shotgun sequence genomic DNA contains:
- the LOC115754085 gene encoding elongation factor 1-alpha-like isoform X1 has translation MGKEKVHINIVVIGHVDSGKSTTTGHLIYKLGGIDKRVIERFEKEAAEMNKRSFKYAWVLDKLKAERERGITIDIALWKFETTKYYCTVIDAPGHRDFIKNMITGTSQADCAVLIIDSTTGGFEAGISKDGQTREHALLAFTLGVRQMICCCNKMDATTPKYSKARYDEIVKEVSSYMKKVGYNPEKIPFVPISGFEGDNMIERSTNLDWYKGPTLLDALDMINEPKRPSDKPLRLPLQDVYKIGGIGTVPVGRVETGVVKPGMVVTFGPTGLTTEVKSVEMHHEALQEALPGDNVGFNVKNVAVKDLKRGYVASNSKDDPAKEAANFTSQVIIMNHPGQIGSGYAPVLDCHTSHIAVRFAELLTKIDRRSGKELEKEPKFLKNGDAGMVKMLPTKPMVVETFSEYPPLGRFAVRDMRQTVAVGVIKSVEKKDPSGAKVTKSAAKKGGK, from the exons ATGGGTAAGGAAAAGGTCCACATCAACATCGTGGTCATTGGCCATGTCGACTCTGGTAAGTCAACTACCACTGGACACTTGATTTACAAGCTTGGAGGAATTGACAAGCGTGTGATTGAGAGATTTGAGAAGGAAGCTGCTGAGATGAACAAGAGATCATTCAAGTATGCTTGGGTGCTTGACAAGCTCAAGGCTGAGCGCGAGCGTGGTATCACCATTGATATTGCCTTGTGGAAGTTCGAGACCACTAAGTACTACTGCACCGTCATCGATGCTCCTGGACATCGTGACTTTATCAAGAACATGATTACGGGAACCTCCCAGGCTGACTGCGCTGTTCTCATCATTGATTCCACCACTGGTGGTTTTGAAGCTGGCATCTCCAAGGATGGCCAGACCCGTGAACATGCTCTCCTGGCCTTCACCCTCGGTGTGAGGCAAATGATTTGCTGCTGTAACAAG ATGGATGCCACCACCCCCAAGTACTCTAAGGCTAGGTATGATGAAATTGTGAAGGAAGTCTCTTCTTACATGAAGAAGGTGGGATACAATCCTGAGAAGATTCCTTTTGTCCCCATCTCTGGATTTGAGGGAGACAACATGATTGAGAGGTCTACCAACCTTGACTGGTACAAGGGCCCAACATTGCTTGACGCCCTCGACATGATTAACGAGCCCAAGAGACCATCCGACAAGCCTCTCCGTCTCCCACTTCAGGACGTGTACAAGATTGGTGGTATCGGAACTGTCCCTGTCGGTCGAGTTGAGACCGGTGTTGTCAAGCCCGGTATGGTTGTCACTTTTGGTCCCACTGGGCTGACCACTGAAGTTAAGTCCGTTGAGATGCACCATGAGGCTCTCCAAGAGGCTCTTCCTGGTGACAACGTTGGGTTTAATGTGAAGAACGTTGCTGTCAAGGATCTCAAGCGTGGCTACGTTGCATCCAACTCAAAGGACGATCCCGCCAAAGAAGCAGCCAACTTCACCTCCCAAGTTATCATCATGAACCACCCTGGACAAATTGGAAGTGGTTATGCCCCCGTTCTGGACTGCCACACCTCCCACATTGCTGTGAGGTTTGCTGAGCTGTTGACCAAGATCGACAGGCGATCGGGTAAGGAGCTTGAGAAGGAGCCGAAGTTCTTGAAGAATGGTGATGCTGGGATGGTGAAGATGCTTCCCACCAAGCCCATGGTTGTCGAGACATTCTCCGAGTATCCTCCACTTGGTCGTTTCGCCGTGAGGGACATGCGCCAGACGGTTGCCGTCGGTGTCATCAAGAGTGTTGAGAAGAAGGATCCTTCCGGTGCCAAGGTCACAAAGTCTGCTGCCAAGAAGGGTGGCAAGTGA
- the LOC115754085 gene encoding elongation factor 1-alpha-like isoform X2 produces the protein MGKEKVHINIVVIGHVDSGKSTTTGHLIYKLGGIDKRVIERFEKEAAEMNKRSFKYAWVLDKLKAERERGITIDIALWKFETTKYYCTVIDAPGHRDFIKNMITGTSQADCAVLIIDSTTGGFEAGISKDGQTREHALLAFTLGVRQMICCCNKMDATTPKYSKARYDEIVKEVSSYMKKVGYNPEKIPFVPISGFEGDNMIERSTNLDWYKGPTLLDALDMINEPKRPSDKPLRLPLQDVYKIGGIGTVPVGRVETGVVKPGMVVTFGPTGLTTEVKSVEMHHEALQEALPGDNVGFNVKNVAVKDLKRGYVASNSKDDPAKEAANFTSQVIIMNHPGQIGSGYAPVLDCHTSHIAVRFAELLTKIDRRSGKELEKEPKFLKNGDAGMVKMLPTKPMVVETFSEYPPLGRFAVRDMRQTVAVGVIKSVEKKDPSGAKVTKSAAKKGK, from the exons ATGGGTAAGGAAAAGGTCCACATCAACATCGTGGTCATTGGCCATGTCGACTCTGGTAAGTCAACTACCACTGGACACTTGATTTACAAGCTTGGAGGAATTGACAAGCGTGTGATTGAGAGATTTGAGAAGGAAGCTGCTGAGATGAACAAGAGATCATTCAAGTATGCTTGGGTGCTTGACAAGCTCAAGGCTGAGCGCGAGCGTGGTATCACCATTGATATTGCCTTGTGGAAGTTCGAGACCACTAAGTACTACTGCACCGTCATCGATGCTCCTGGACATCGTGACTTTATCAAGAACATGATTACGGGAACCTCCCAGGCTGACTGCGCTGTTCTCATCATTGATTCCACCACTGGTGGTTTTGAAGCTGGCATCTCCAAGGATGGCCAGACCCGTGAACATGCTCTCCTGGCCTTCACCCTCGGTGTGAGGCAAATGATTTGCTGCTGTAACAAG ATGGATGCCACCACCCCCAAGTACTCTAAGGCTAGGTATGATGAAATTGTGAAGGAAGTCTCTTCTTACATGAAGAAGGTGGGATACAATCCTGAGAAGATTCCTTTTGTCCCCATCTCTGGATTTGAGGGAGACAACATGATTGAGAGGTCTACCAACCTTGACTGGTACAAGGGCCCAACATTGCTTGACGCCCTCGACATGATTAACGAGCCCAAGAGACCATCCGACAAGCCTCTCCGTCTCCCACTTCAGGACGTGTACAAGATTGGTGGTATCGGAACTGTCCCTGTCGGTCGAGTTGAGACCGGTGTTGTCAAGCCCGGTATGGTTGTCACTTTTGGTCCCACTGGGCTGACCACTGAAGTTAAGTCCGTTGAGATGCACCATGAGGCTCTCCAAGAGGCTCTTCCTGGTGACAACGTTGGGTTTAATGTGAAGAACGTTGCTGTCAAGGATCTCAAGCGTGGCTACGTTGCATCCAACTCAAAGGACGATCCCGCCAAAGAAGCAGCCAACTTCACCTCCCAAGTTATCATCATGAACCACCCTGGACAAATTGGAAGTGGTTATGCCCCCGTTCTGGACTGCCACACCTCCCACATTGCTGTGAGGTTTGCTGAGCTGTTGACCAAGATCGACAGGCGATCGGGTAAGGAGCTTGAGAAGGAGCCGAAGTTCTTGAAGAATGGTGATGCTGGGATGGTGAAGATGCTTCCCACCAAGCCCATGGTTGTCGAGACATTCTCCGAGTATCCTCCACTTGGTCGTTTCGCCGTGAGGGACATGCGCCAGACGGTTGCCGTCGGTGTCATCAAGAGTGTTGAGAAGAAGGATCCTTCCGGTGCCAAGGTCACAAAGTCTGCTGCCAAGAAGG
- the LOC115754101 gene encoding uncharacterized protein LOC115754101, translating into MVSSGELHPEQLEVSADPHRPPEEDGEEDEENEEALSLCDLPIYSSSAGWDDEFADAGKRRSSAADQDFFEFSSEDFSNSFTYPSDNKIVFCGKIIPYRLPPDQTQKPQSKNQDRNKPKKKRGFFLFRWGSLLSNKSRNSCSRPGRMSSSKSLPLELEKYKCGYGYMPNKCVDEYDFAKVKILTPPLKSRWYLFLFGLKRLPAEMELTDIRTRQSRKTPSTMFRSGDVEVVKRGTRSAKNVPRSSGHALRAVKKTMGCMPYV; encoded by the coding sequence ATGGTTTCTTCGGGAGAGCTCCATCCGGAGCAACTCGAAGTGAGCGCTGATCCTCATCGCCCGCCCGAGGAAGACGGAGAAGAGGACGAAGAGAATGAGGAAGCGCTCTCGCTCTGCGATCTTCCCATCTACAGCAGCTCGGCCGGTTGGGACGATGAATTCGCTGACGCGGGCAAGCGTCGGAGCTCGGCTGCGGACCAAGATTTCTTCGAATTCTCGAGCGAGGACTTCTCGAATTCCTTCACTTACCCGTCCGACAACAAGATCGTCTTCTGCGGGAAAATCATCCCGTACAGATTGCCACCAGACCAAACTCAAAAGCCCCAGAGCAAGAATCAGGACCGGAACAAacccaagaagaaaagaggctTCTTCCTGTTCAGATGGGGATCTCTCCTCTCCAACAAATCGAGAAACAGCTGTTCGAGGCCTGGGCGAATGTCGAGCTCCAAGTCGCTGCCGCTGGAGCTCGAGAAGTACAAGTGCGGGTATGGGTACATGCCGAACAAGTGCGTGGATGAGTATGATTTCGCCAAGGTGAAGATCCTGACGCCTCCGTTGAAGTCGAGGTGGTACCTGTTCTTGTTCGGGCTGAAGAGGTTGCCGGCGGAGATGGAGCTGACCGACATCAGGACGAGGCAGAGTCGGAAAACTCCGTCGACCATGTTCCGATCCGGCGATGTCGAAGTGGTCAAGAGAGGAACGAGGAGTGCTAAGAACGTGCCGAGGTCGAGTGGCCATGCACTTAGAGCGGTGAAGAAGACGATGGGCTGCATGCCATACGTTTGA